The genomic window TGGACATGAGCTTGCACTTTCATAGGTCTCTCTATGCATGTGAGGCCTTCCCACATCTCACTTTGCATCCTAGAACCTTGGGTACATCCCTTGGAAAAATAGGTATATCGTGTTGAGAAAATAAGAATATCCACTTAAAAATATGTTGCACTACATTATATAGGTGACTCATTTGACCTATTTTGGACATGAACCTTCATTTTTATAGGTCTCAAGTTGTTTTTGAAGCCTTCTGACTCCCATTCCAAACCCTAAAACCTTGGGTACATTCCTTAGCAAAAATGGGGACATcatgtttaaaaataagaacatcaaataaataaatacatcatATTTGCAATGTATAAGTAACTCATTTGACCTATTTTGAACACAATAAAATAAGTACATTATAAAACATTGAGTACACcctttagaaaaataagtacattgcattgaaaccaaataataatgaaattgatcttaaaactaaactaattttttaattatttaatttgatcaAATTTATCCAATATAAATTAGTACATGTATCCATAATTGTAAAATATTCCTTTTATTAACTCTacgaagaaagaaaaaagaactgaacaaaaattctcaattatattataataatctATTTGATCtgttccaaaataattatttcttcatatttttaaatttagataattcattaaataatatattgtcataaaatattatgaaaaatgtacCTAATTCCTTCTAACATAAATTGAGGTTCGTAACCCTCAACCATGCATGATAAGGTTGATTATCATTGGTTAATATAAAATGACTCATGTATATAATGTTCATATAATGTACCTCTTATTTCGTAGAATGTACTAGATTTTCTTTAAGATATACCGACTTTCCTTAAATGTGTACTAGAATTTATGAGCAATATACctaattttattcaatatcAATTAAGGTTAGTAACCCTTAGCCATGCATGATGGAGTAAGGAATACCGTTatcaatttatgaaaaataacaCTTCTACCTACCATTCATACAAAAGGcttcttttttaatatgatgtattagattttctttttaGGATGTAACACTTTTCCTTAAGAATGTATTAGAAATTATAAATGACGTATCTATTTCATGCCGACATGAGTTGAAGCTAGTAACCTAAGACGTGTGTGACTAGTAATCCAATAACGAATGATTGACATCAAAAAAGGGTTGTcggcctatatatatatatatacatacatgcaTGTAGTGATGAAATGCAAGCATCGAAAATAAGTATTTGTCGCttgttttattcaaaaatatttccaagTAAAATGATAAATGTATTCAAGTGGTTGAAATAGGTATTTTATTAGAGGTAGCATAAGTTCTTCTCATTCTAAAAACTTTGAACTCAGTATTTGACTAAGTAATAGATATCTTTTTTAACAAACAAGCCTTACAGGGGGGGTGAATTTTTCCCGTAGTATGTAACCTAATATCAGTTAGATAACAAATGGAAACTAACCAAGGGTAAAGAAGTAAAATATCCTGATTGAAAAGAATAAATTACAACAaagtaaaaatttaatatttataaaatattttaattcctaacaaaattaagagaaaaataatataaaattcaatatttaaaaaatattttaatttctaataaattaaaagaaaattaacataaaatattaaattcaatttttaatgtatttatcaataaaaatttaaaattttaatcgagacaaaaaactaaaatcatgattattaattatgattttaacatataaaaaattaaaagttaaaaataatatatttttattttattatatgcgATGAGatttacaaaacaaataaatattttacttagcattaatataaaaaaatttgtatcctaaacctctaaataataagacataatttttaaatctaaaccctaaattatcaaatgtattattataattaatatttaaaattattaaatgttttatttatgggatgggatttttatttcttagatgcttatatatatatatattcaaatatgataactaaatttgtttgtttatttatttatttatggtaacatgattttttaaataaattaattttttttaaaaaaataatattatttaaataattctcCTTGTTGGGGAGAATAGTAGCTACATTTTTTGGGGCCTTAATAATGAGGCATTAAGAATGAGTTACTTATTATGATAATAATCTAGGATGTCATTTGTCTTTTCTATTGTGAGTTGAAGAGCTTTCTTGCTTCGTCATAAACCAACATGTATATGATGAGAGACTTCCATACGACAATGAATggcatttttcttctttccaacCTCCATATCCATCCTCCATAGAAAGGGTCGTCATGAGGTTTTTATAAGGCAAAAGGTAATGGTAGACGCAACAACCACTTCAAAAATCTTGGTTAATTTGACTCCCATTTCCCATCAAATATAATTGACCATCttggatttaaaattttatcaaatattttttctatttttcttatttattttttcattcatctttcatttaattcaaaataaaaaaattaataaaattttaagctCACAACCACTAAATGTAATTAACAATTATAGATACGGAAAAGATAAcgtgagaataattttttaaaaagcaataaaaatatattttttaatattaaaatttaatttttgtttaataaaaatcatgcttagtaaatttttaaatattttaaaatttatttaaaatgattattgATAATCACTTTGATAATTATTTGATGggtaattcttttaaaaattatttttttatttaataacaatttttttttgtttatatctaaatagtaaataatttaagatttttaaagtaatataaAGTATTTGTTCGTTATAGCATTgagagaaacaaaataaagagtGATTTAGAATTAATATCATCCATCCAACCACTTAAAGGActcataattttttcatttttatatttattacaatCAATGAAATAGGCTCCACATTTCAACcaaaagttctttttttcttaattcataaataaatataaacttaGAGTATAATAGGAAGTGAtaggaagtatttttaaatgatgtttgatgataattttataaagtatttttagtcattctaacacttgaaactttttatcttttaaatattaaaaaacttaaaaacattttctaaaatcaatgtCAAACATACTTCtagtttaaaaagtgtttttgaaaaaaataataataaaataagtgtttagcaaaattttaaaaatctgaaaaaatcatttatttatgttGCAAAATTACTTGTAGTATTTTATGGAAAAACACTTGcaaaaacaatattataattCGTTGAACTCGTATTTACGAAGGAGAGGGTATGAAGGAGTTCATTCTGTATGGAAGAAGGAAACCTAGGAAACCTATTCTCAACCCAagcaaataaaaagtgaaaaaataaattcaatctTCATGTGTTATATGGCTTGTTTCATTTTAAACGACTCTAAACAAAACGTTCATCCACTTTTATAAACCATATACATTGTTCAACTGAATTCATTCTCGTTTTGGTTTTatgtttatgaaattttaatagtAGAGTACGTTTGACAATGatcttaaaaagtatttttattctttttaatatttgaaatataaaaaaatttcaaatattaaaaatattagaaatacttttgaaaatcactatcaaacacatctTAATTgatgattttcctaaaaatatttttaaaaaaccaatttcactaaaaacactttgaatataaataatttcaatgacTTATcctctttattatttatttttcattatttattactCCCTTGCATTCAAACCTCATAAAAACCATCTTTACAATCCCAAATTGTAAACTGCTATGCCTACGTttctcaaatatttcaaaacactttttctttaaaaatgacataaataagtaaatttaaTACATTCCCAATGCTCTATTTCATTgctttacaaaatataaaatcataagaataatttgaatatttttttaaacaaaaaattgctTTAGAATGTAAAGACGTTGTTCTTCATTTatattctttattaaaaataaataattaattaatcttaatttcaGTCAATTCCATCATCAGATCATGATCATCCATGGGGATCAAAGGTAGATAGAGGAGGATGATAGAGCTGCGGAGTACAGAATCATGAATTTCtgatagatataaaaaattccTCGTCACCTTGAAAAACACCAAAAGCAATGTCGTTTTTAGTTGCGTCGTTGCTGACTATGTAGAGGTTTTGTGCTGTGTGTGTCCTCATCCTAAAGACCTTACCCTTCTTAATTCTTGCTCTTATCCTTCTCTTTCCCGACTATTCTCCTCAGAATCTTCAGATCTGCTCTGATTCACTCTCAGGTTTTTACTCTCTTCTTCAATATGTACTGGTATTTTATCAACTTCATCAACTGTGAGTCTTTATTTTCCGTTTGTGtgctgagaaaatgtgggaTGGATTTGGGTTTTTCGTCGCTTGTAGTTTGATGAATATGGGTTTTTATTTAAAGGGATAAAAAAAACGTGaaacatgatattttattttcttttcctctgttttctcagcagccaaacgGGGGTGCTTCGTCTTCTGTCAACTTTTTGTGATGAGATTTTGTGTGGGATTTAGGTATTTGATTAATGGGTATTGGTCATGTTTTGGAATTTGTTGTTTTTCAGTGATTCTCCATGGGGAGTGCATCATCGATGTTAACTCAATATGACATTGAAGAAGTCCAAGAACACTGCAACAAGCTATGTGGGTTTACTTTATCTATGTCTTATTTTGTGGGTTTCTTGTATTTTGTTGTTTATTTCTGAATTAAATGTGCATTTGTGTGAAATTCAGTTTCCCAGCAAGAGATAGTGTCATTGTATCAGAGATTTTGCCAATTGGATCGCAACGCTAAGGGTTTCATCTCTGCTGATGAGTTCTTATCAGTGCCAGAGTTTGCTATGAACCCACTCTCTCAGGTAATCTGTTTGGATTGTTTGAGGGCTTGAATGAGAGATTTTTGATAGGTTAATTGaattaagtttgattttttttatggtttggTTTCTGGGTTTTTTGCAGAGGCTGCTTAAGATGGTTGATGGTTTGAACTTTAAGGACTTTGTCGCATTCTTGTCGACATTTAGTGCTAAAGCAAGTTTACAACAGAAAATAGAACGTAAGATTTATTAACCTTGGATactatattttagaatttagtGGCATTGTTTAGGTTCATAAGATATTGAACAATGTATTGATTATTATTCAGTTGAAAGATTAACTGTTGTGTGGAATTGAGGTGGATATTTGTTGCATAAACCATAAAAATTTTGCTTTGTTCAATCGAAAGGGTAATCAAGGGAGGTTGCAGGGTTGATGTAAATACTTGTGTCATAGACTGTAATATTGTGCCAAGTGTATTATGATTTAGATGTTGCAAAATAGGCGGATAAGATTCATGTATATTAGGGGTTTGTGAGGGTGTTTTGCAATGCAGAGATTTATTCAAATGGGTTTGGGCAATGTCATGTATGTTGTCTTTTATTTGGTTCAGagcatagttttttttttttttttaaaaaaaaaaaaggtcaaaatcTGAGACTTATTTGGCACCAGGAATTATTTGGACCTTGGTTTGTTAATTTGGAAAGCTACTTGAAAGATTTAGGAACTTGAACTTAGCTTTCGAAGAATTTCAGTGGGACAAAATTAGTACATGTTAGAAATATAGTTTGTTATCTGTAAGCATTTCATGAGTTAATGGGGCGTTGTTTGCTATAGTTGAAATTCATGAATTTGTGAAACGTTGTATAGTAGGCGATTAAATTGGGCAGATACATTTACACAATAAAAAAGTTTAAGTATGATTCGGAACCTGTTCAAAATTTCTGAGGCTTTAGGTGGGAGGGTTGAGGAATACCTTGGTGGATCAAacaaaagtataaaaattaacTGAACCAGTACCTATCAAACAAGGTAGCTATCAACAATTGTGATTTTCCAGTAATGATGATAGCTTTTAGGTCACACGATAAATGCTAttcaaataacttatttttttctttctccaattTTCCTGTCATCTTTTGTATGCTCTACCCCTTTTGGCATCTTATGTATTACATGGTCATGAATACCCTTGCAAAATTAATATCAAGTGAAATTGCTTGGTTTTATATTAACACTACTGATCGTCTCTGTTACAGTTATCTTCAAAGTTTATGATTCAGATTGTAATGGGAAGGTGACTTTCAATGACATAATAGAAGTGCTGAAGGATTTGACTGGCTCATTCATGTCTGATAAACAAAGAGAGGTATTACCACTGTTCCCCTCATATTCTGTTTTCCTTCATTAATAATACACAGTTCTCTCCACAGATATGCCTGAATTTATTTGCTCTAGAAGTTTGAATCACTCCCTTACCAAGAAAGAACTAATGGCTTCAAAGAAACATGATTGTAGGTGTACCATTTATCACAATCAGTAATGGAGCAAGTTTATTGGGCAGAAACATAAATCcaggttttatttttatctttttaaagaACTTGCAATGAAAAGAGGAGattaaaatgaaatgaagagAAACCAATGTTTTGAAAGGCTAAAAGAAGTCTTGAGGCGTTTTGCCTAAATGAGGTGAAATGTAAGCCTCAAAGCAGAACAAGACAAAActtcaacttaaaaataaaaataatactacaagtaccaataataataaagaaaataaaataaaaactcaatatcataaaaatattaatgaaatcaCATGAATAATGTTCAAATTAATTGCATGTCATCATCAATagttcctaatttaat from Vitis vinifera cultivar Pinot Noir 40024 chromosome 9, ASM3070453v1 includes these protein-coding regions:
- the LOC100244675 gene encoding uncharacterized protein LOC100244675 isoform X2, whose protein sequence is MGSASSMLTQYDIEEVQEHCNKLFSQQEIVSLYQRFCQLDRNAKGFISADEFLSVPEFAMNPLSQRLLKMVDGLNFKDFVAFLSTFSAKASLQQKIELIFKVYDSDCNGKVTFNDIIEVLKDLTGSFMSDKQREVYHLSQSVMEQVYWAET
- the LOC100244675 gene encoding uncharacterized protein LOC100244675 isoform X1, which gives rise to MGSASSMLTQYDIEEVQEHCNKLFSQQEIVSLYQRFCQLDRNAKGFISADEFLSVPEFAMNPLSQRLLKMVDGLNFKDFVAFLSTFSAKASLQQKIELIFKVYDSDCNGKVTFNDIIEVLKDLTGSFMSDKQREQVLSHVLQEAGYTRESSFLLEDFIKVLGSSSIKMDVEIPVD